One segment of Toxotes jaculatrix isolate fToxJac2 chromosome 8, fToxJac2.pri, whole genome shotgun sequence DNA contains the following:
- the LOC121186127 gene encoding uncharacterized protein LOC121186127 isoform X3: MSKDAVESIAHLSDCADRAIDENEATCAHTLKEPNSWWQIDLLDVHSISCISIYNVIHHNTDLKSAKIYVGNSREKNSTSNKIVRNFTDFQTAVRLNFTFDKVKGRYITVFSPEDKHLVLCDVKIYGIKEEPPFKLIKEKKTWADALYHCRDQHLDLASILDEEAQDWAEVMAMEAETSFVWLGLRYTCTLEFWFWVEDHRLDYDRWEPNEKKEECNMSGAMHTQGGYHWYSKSDNETFNFICAVKKKTD; the protein is encoded by the exons ATGAG TAAAGATGCTGTGGAGTCTATTGCTCATCTCTCTGACTG TGCTGACAGAGCTATCGATGAGAATGAGGCAACGTGCGCTCACACCTTGAAGGAGCCCAACTCGTGGTGGCAAATTGACCTGCTGGATGTTCACAGCATTTCCTGCATCTCTATTTACAACGTAATCCATCATAATACTGACCTAAAAAGTGCTAAGATCTACGTCGGGAACTCTCGTGAGAAAAACAGCACCAGCAATAAAAT aGTTAGAAATTTCACAGATTTCCAAACTGCCGTTCGTCTAAACTTTACTTTTGATAAAGTGAAGGGGCGTTACATCACTGTGTTCTCACCAGAGGACAAACATTTAGTTCTGTGTGACGTGAAGATCTACGGCATCAAAGAAG agcCACCTTTTAAACTGatcaaagagaagaagacatgGGCAGATGCCCTGTACCACTGCAGGGATCAACACTTGGATCTGGCTTCCATCCTTGATGAAGAGGCCCAGGACTGGGCTGAGGTGATGGCCATGGAGGCTGAAACTTCCTTTGTGTGGCTGGGCCTTCGCTACACCTGCACCCTGGAGTTCTGGTTCTGGGTCGAAGATCATCGCTTAGATTACGATCGATGGgaaccaaatgaaaaaaaagaagagtgtaACATGAGTGGGGCCATGCACACGCAGGGGGGATATCACTGGTACAGCAAGTCTGACAATGAAACGTTTAATTTCATCTGTGCAGTGAAAAAGAAGACTGACTGA
- the LOC121186127 gene encoding fucolectin-1-like isoform X2, with translation MLWSLLLISLTASVRSDNNTVTDLSRTNLTSLTGDTSQSSNYTADNISYSADRAIDENEATCAHTLKEPNSWWQIDLLDVHSISCISIYNVIHHNTDLKSAKIYVGNSREKNSTSNKIVRNFTDFQTAVRLNFTFDKVKGRYITVFSPEDKHLVLCDVKIYGIKEEPPFKLIKEKKTWADALYHCRDQHLDLASILDEEAQDWAEVMAMEAETSFVWLGLRYTCTLEFWFWVEDHRLDYDRWEPNEKKEECNMSGAMHTQGGYHWYSKSDNETFNFICAVKKKTD, from the exons ATGCTGTGGAGTCTATTGCTCATCTCTCTGACTG caaGTGTACGCTCCGACAATAACACAG tcacagaTTTAAGCAGGACAAATTTAACAAGCCTTACAGGTGACACATCTCAGTCGTCAAACTACACAGCTGATAATATCTCATATAGTGCTGACAGAGCTATCGATGAGAATGAGGCAACGTGCGCTCACACCTTGAAGGAGCCCAACTCGTGGTGGCAAATTGACCTGCTGGATGTTCACAGCATTTCCTGCATCTCTATTTACAACGTAATCCATCATAATACTGACCTAAAAAGTGCTAAGATCTACGTCGGGAACTCTCGTGAGAAAAACAGCACCAGCAATAAAAT aGTTAGAAATTTCACAGATTTCCAAACTGCCGTTCGTCTAAACTTTACTTTTGATAAAGTGAAGGGGCGTTACATCACTGTGTTCTCACCAGAGGACAAACATTTAGTTCTGTGTGACGTGAAGATCTACGGCATCAAAGAAG agcCACCTTTTAAACTGatcaaagagaagaagacatgGGCAGATGCCCTGTACCACTGCAGGGATCAACACTTGGATCTGGCTTCCATCCTTGATGAAGAGGCCCAGGACTGGGCTGAGGTGATGGCCATGGAGGCTGAAACTTCCTTTGTGTGGCTGGGCCTTCGCTACACCTGCACCCTGGAGTTCTGGTTCTGGGTCGAAGATCATCGCTTAGATTACGATCGATGGgaaccaaatgaaaaaaaagaagagtgtaACATGAGTGGGGCCATGCACACGCAGGGGGGATATCACTGGTACAGCAAGTCTGACAATGAAACGTTTAATTTCATCTGTGCAGTGAAAAAGAAGACTGACTGA
- the LOC121186127 gene encoding fucolectin-5-like isoform X1, giving the protein MTLKKIEMGTGIVMQSPAVSHFTASVRSDNNTVTDLSRTNLTSLTGDTSQSSNYTADNISYSADRAIDENEATCAHTLKEPNSWWQIDLLDVHSISCISIYNVIHHNTDLKSAKIYVGNSREKNSTSNKIVRNFTDFQTAVRLNFTFDKVKGRYITVFSPEDKHLVLCDVKIYGIKEEPPFKLIKEKKTWADALYHCRDQHLDLASILDEEAQDWAEVMAMEAETSFVWLGLRYTCTLEFWFWVEDHRLDYDRWEPNEKKEECNMSGAMHTQGGYHWYSKSDNETFNFICAVKKKTD; this is encoded by the exons atgactttaaaaaaaattgaaatggGAACAGGAATTGTAATGCAATCCCCTGCCgtttcacatttcacagcaaGTGTACGCTCCGACAATAACACAG tcacagaTTTAAGCAGGACAAATTTAACAAGCCTTACAGGTGACACATCTCAGTCGTCAAACTACACAGCTGATAATATCTCATATAGTGCTGACAGAGCTATCGATGAGAATGAGGCAACGTGCGCTCACACCTTGAAGGAGCCCAACTCGTGGTGGCAAATTGACCTGCTGGATGTTCACAGCATTTCCTGCATCTCTATTTACAACGTAATCCATCATAATACTGACCTAAAAAGTGCTAAGATCTACGTCGGGAACTCTCGTGAGAAAAACAGCACCAGCAATAAAAT aGTTAGAAATTTCACAGATTTCCAAACTGCCGTTCGTCTAAACTTTACTTTTGATAAAGTGAAGGGGCGTTACATCACTGTGTTCTCACCAGAGGACAAACATTTAGTTCTGTGTGACGTGAAGATCTACGGCATCAAAGAAG agcCACCTTTTAAACTGatcaaagagaagaagacatgGGCAGATGCCCTGTACCACTGCAGGGATCAACACTTGGATCTGGCTTCCATCCTTGATGAAGAGGCCCAGGACTGGGCTGAGGTGATGGCCATGGAGGCTGAAACTTCCTTTGTGTGGCTGGGCCTTCGCTACACCTGCACCCTGGAGTTCTGGTTCTGGGTCGAAGATCATCGCTTAGATTACGATCGATGGgaaccaaatgaaaaaaaagaagagtgtaACATGAGTGGGGCCATGCACACGCAGGGGGGATATCACTGGTACAGCAAGTCTGACAATGAAACGTTTAATTTCATCTGTGCAGTGAAAAAGAAGACTGACTGA